A single window of Diachasmimorpha longicaudata isolate KC_UGA_2023 chromosome 12, iyDiaLong2, whole genome shotgun sequence DNA harbors:
- the LOC135167982 gene encoding 5'-3' exoribonuclease 1 isoform X1, producing MGVPKFTRFICERYPCLLEVLNDYQIPEFDNLYLDMNGIIHCCSHPNDADAHFRITEETIFKNIFLYVELLFRTIKPQKLFFMAVDGVAPRAKINQQRCRRFTSAKEAEVIEAKARAKGETLPEGERFDSNCITPGTKFMATLNEQLRYFVIYKISTDKLWQKCKIVLSGPEVPGEGEHKIMDYIRYMKSQPDHDPNTRHCLYGLDADLIMLSLCTHEPHFAVLREEVKYGRSNQKAVAPLENTKFTLLHISLLREYLEHEFECLKSSLPFPFDIEKIIDDWILMGFLVGNDFIPHLPNLHIVNGAFPALYQVYKETLPTLDGYINEAGTLNLPRFEKFMEKLSSLDVKNFCEHQADLKFFEAKTGRRPSDNDQPTPSKDIPDDNPPKKSFQKDLESLIQSTEDMLLGHSDEEDDFIDTDDSDNDTYALEFRQHKHDYYVNKLDIDKVDDDVMRQQAEAYVTAIQWILHYYYDGCCSWSWYYPHHYAPFMSDIKDFKDLKFNFELATPFLPFQQLLAVLPAASRKLLPEPYQDLLTEEGSPIIEYYPGDFKTDLNGKKQEWEAVVLIPFIDEKSLLKAMEPGNAKLTAVEQKRNRHGPMSIVTYTEENLGVITAPAYFPTIENHARISLVYPREIDVPREKLKKGLLNGAKLSVYFPGFPTLQHISHQVELDKCSVKVFEQASRNENMMITILPKEAPGINELASDLLGKTVFIKWPYLLQGYVVEVSNLSRQLFLIDPNKGYSPDNVKMVDFQKWGETQWKAEARSVSNNYKTRYGIIVGDIEALVRVRTLIGWRYTMTSQNRMSLEREWSSTSLYFPYHTIVRDIEVETAKNTSHKNISDIYTPKSVCFMLGHPHYGAMGEVVEPGVNHKTGRVKVAMNITSEPEFSALQRQQEQIKMQYMAGSIAAQRLGISSHLLSRITGSIFVQPNSSDNKKKQHNVGLNLKFNKRNEELPGYTKKMNGQWMYSSKSVGLIRTYMQHYPQLFEKLVENVGKDIFSEDDLFSSDDNELMDVVKWLKEQPFRSVESRSFDYQGLDPEIITQLQTYVDKFVEKNENSAKTVIMQVKPHLLFKPGINNGNVPPDTQAKHRVFDRIISVKENSSVPLGYKGTIINIQKAEESSDIVYDILFDKYFIGGISFNGGANSRRFRLYDAEFINISHGMRTEQDIAGIVNTPDKTVKKKQSGVDGAQNSAFASFNSQGKFYTVTGKEKKQNQSQGTGQVKVMKKNQAQGATKEAARADRKDGKGQAAKKPEAPAVVAESRKNEPNTEFQQLWNELQKTTTPSNPKPVIPPFAQMRLPQVPLSQPPLPSAVPDAPQDPSAFLKAILGISDDKASDQSKPPAINRVPFTFPPTPPAPTSNVPTSNAPTLVQQMFDRARQAGNENVSYCARLLNHFQLMGIGMPRYFYSTQKNLLHAQIILPDLRTFYGDLCTTYELAAESAAKKVYTELNLDNAPKPRPYFDLQPLNACLNVQPPVNVQPPVMMSPRSFPEAQKPPVRPPANWNVRMPQQGLCFNQMAPPMMGPSIPPLMSSGTSQVEVKPDVKQSAPFVPLQAQKRKRTRHPKNKSQETPQCSKESIPLKPQNTKPKENSPKISKDEKATKENEQGKGGKDNTTIAQKSHKNPRPRRSRIAANFGSSAANGGDK from the exons ATGGGGGTACCAAAGTTCACGAGATTTATTTGTGAGAGGTATCCCTGCCTCTTGGAGGTGTTGAATGACTATCAG ATTCCAGagtttgataatttatacttAGATATGAATGGCATTATTCATTGCTGTTCACATCCTAATGACGCCGATGCACACTTTCGTATAACTGAAGagactatttttaaaaatatatttctctaCGTGGAGTTACTTTTTCGCACGATAAAACCACAAAAGTTGTTCTTCATGGCTGTCGATGGTGTTGCACCGCGTGCCAAAATTAATCAGCAGAGATGTAGAAGGTTCACGTCTGCCAAAGAGGCCGAAGTTATTGAGGCTAAGGCACGTGCTAAGGGCGAAACATTACCAGAGGGTGAGAGATTTGACTCCAATTGTATCACCCCTGGAACGAAGTTCATGGCCACATTGAATGAACAACTGAGGTATTTTGTTATTTACAAAATATCTACTGACAAACTATGGCAGAAGTGCAAAATTGTCTTGAGTGGACCTGAG GTTCCAGGTGAGGGTGAGCATAAGATAATGGACTACATTCGCTACATGAAATCCCAGCCAGATCACGACCCCAACACCCGTCACTGTCTCTACGGTCTCGACGCAGACCTGATAATGCTCTCTCTGTGCACCCACGAGCCTCATTTTGCAGTCCTCCGGGAGGAAGTGAAATACGGTAGAAGCAATCAGAAGGCTGTGGCACCTCtggaaaatacaaaattcactctccTCCACATTTCCCTCCTCCGAGAGTACCTGGAGCATGAGTTCGAGTGCCTCAAGTCCTCCCTTCCGTTTCCCTTTGacatagaaaaaataatcgacgaCTGGATACTGATGGGTTTTCTCGTGGGCAACGATTTCATTCCTCACCTCCCCAACCTCCACATCGTTAATGGTGCCTTTCCAGCCTTGTACCAGGTGTACAAGGAAACCCTTCCCACCCTGGACGGCTACATCAACGAAGCTGGAACCCTGAATCTCCCTAGATTCGAAAAATTTATGGAGAAGCTCTCGAGTCTCGACGTGAAGAATTTTTGCGAGCATCAAGCGGACCTCAAGTTCTTCGAGGCTAAAACAGGTCGTCGTCCTTCCGATAATGACCAACCCACTCCCAGCAAAGACATCCCCGATGACAATCCCCCGAAGAAGTCCTTCCAAAAGGACCTGGAGAGTCTGATTCAATCCACTGAGGACATGCTCCTAGGCCACTCCGACGAAGAAGACGATTTTATCGACACCGACGACTCTGATAATGACACGTACGCACTGGAATTTCGCCAGCACAAGCACGACTACTACGTCAATAAATTGGATATTGATAAAGTTGATGATGATGTGATGAGACAGCAGGCTGAGGCGTACGTCACAGCAATTCAGTGGATTCTTCACTACTATTACGACGGCTGTTGTAGCTGGTCGTGGTACTATCCCCATCACTACGCCCCTTTCATGTCAGACATAAAAGATTTCaaggatttgaaatttaattttgaattggCAACACCATTTCTCCCTTTTCAACAGCTGTTGGCTGTGTTACCAGCTGCCAGCAGAAAACTCCTCCCCGAGCCTTATCAGGATCTCCTGACTGAGGAGGGATCACCCATCATCGAGTATTACCCGGGAGACTTCAAAACTGATCTCAATGGGAAGAAACAGGAGTGGGAAGCTGTTGTACTGATACCATTCATCGATGAGAAAAGCCTTTTGAAGGCTATGGAGCCCGGCAATGCTAAACTGACAGCTGTTGAACAGAAAAGAAATCGTCATGGGCCCATGAGCATCGTCACGTACACAGAGGAGAATCTGGGGGTGATAACAGCACCAGCTTACTTTCCCACGATTGAGAATCATGCCAGGATCAGTCTGGTGTATCCCAGGGAGATAGATGTACCCAGGGAGAAGCTCAAGAAGGGACTCCTCAATGGGGCCAAGTTGAGTGTTTATTTTCCAGGATTTCCTACGTTACAGCACATCTCGCATCAGGTGGAACTTGACAAGTGCAGTGTCAAGGTGTTCGAACAGGCGTCGAGGAATGAAAACATGATGATTACGATTCTACCTAAGGAGGCTCCTGGAATTAATGAACTTGCGAGCGACCTCCTGGGGAAAACGGTGTTCATCAAGTGGCCATATTTGCTACAGGGTTATGTCGTTGAAGTGTCGAATTTATCCAGACAGTTGTTCTTGATTGATCCTAACAAGGGGTACAGTCCTGATAATGTCAAAATGGTGGATTTCCAGAAGTGGGGGGAGACCCAGTGGAAGGCCGAGGCACGTTCTGTCTCCAACAATTACAAAACTAG ATATGGAATAATAGTTGGAGATATCGAGGCTCTTGTACGCGTGCGAACACTCATCGGCTGGAGGTACACTATGACATCCCAGAATCGAATGTCTCTGGAGCGAGAATGGTCTAGCACATCCCTGTACTTTCCTTATCACACAATCGTTCGTGATATCGAGGTGGAGACCGCCAAGAACACatcccataaaaatatttctgacaTATACACTCCTAAGAGTGTCTGCTTCATGCTGGGACATCCTCACTACGGGGCTATGGGGGAAGTTGTGGAGCCAGGGGTCAATCACAAGACTGGAAGGGTCAAAGTCGCCATGAATATCACATCTGAACCGGAATTTTCAGCTCTTCAACGACAGCAGGAGCAGATAAAGATGCAGTACATGGCTGGCTCAATTGCTGCACAGAGGCTGGGCATCAGTAGCCACTTGTTGAGTAGAATCACAGGTTCAATTTTTGTTCAGCCAAATTCCTCGGATAATAAGAAGAAACAGCATAATGTTGGATTGAACCTGAAATTCAATAAGAGAAATGAGGAACTTCCTGGTtacacgaaaaaaatgaatggccAGTGGATGTACAGTTCAAAATCAGTGGGCCTCATACGAACATACATGCAGCATTACCCGCAGCTCTTCGAGAAGCTCGTGGAGAACGTCGGAAAAGACATCTTCAGTGAAGACGATTTATTCTCATCAGATGATAATGAATTAATGGACGTAGTGAAGTGGCTGAAGGAGCAGCCCTTCAGGTCAGTTGAGAGTCGTAGTTTTGATTACCAGGGACTGGATCCTGAGATTATTACTCAATTGCAGACATACGTGGATAAATTTGTTGAGAAGAATGAGAATAGTGCAAAAACGGTTATCATGCAAGTTAAGCCACATTTGTTATTTAAACCCGGTATCAACAATGGAAATGTACCACCCGATACACAAGCTAAACATCGAGTATTTGATAGAATAATATCGGTTAAGGAGAACTCGAGTGTTCCGCTTGGTTACAAGGGGACTATTATCAATATTCAGAAAGCTGAAGAGAGCAGTGATATTGTTTATGATATTttgtttgataaatattttatcggTGGAATATCTTTCAATGGTGGTGCCAATTCTCGTAGATTTAGACTTTATGATGCTGAGTTTATCAATATCAGTCATGGAATGAGAACTGAACAGGATATTGCTGGAATTGTTAATACGCCTGATAAAACAGTGAAGAAGAAACAGAGTGGAGTTGATGGAGCACAAAACAGTGCTTTTGCCTCGTTCAATTCCCAGGGAAAGTTTTATACTGTTACGGGAAAGGAAAAGAAGCAGAATCAGAGTCAGGGGACTGGACAGGTCAAGGTTATGAAGAAGAATCAGGCGCAGGGGGCCACGAAGGAGGCGGCAAGGGCTGACAGGAAAGATGGGAAGGGACAGGCCGCGAAGAAACCTGAGGCTCCTGCGGTGGTTGCAGAGAGCAGGAAGAACGAGCCCAATACTGAGTTCCAGCAGCTGTGGAATGAACTGCAGAAAACTacg ACTCCCAGCAATCCGAAGCCTGTGATACCACCATTCGCACAGATGAGACTACCTCAGGTACCGTTGTCACAGCCACCATTGCCCTCTGCTGTGCCAGACGCA CCACAAGACCCAAGCGCCTTCTTGAAGGCTATCCTGGGGATATCAGACGACAAGGCCAGTGATCAATCAAAGCCACCAGCAATCAACCGAGTACCTTTCACATTCCCACCAACACCACCAGCTCCAACATCTAATGTCCCAACGTCGAATGCCCCAACTCTGGTGCAACAGATGTTCGAT CGTGCGAGACAAGCAGGTAATGAAAATGTCTCTTACTGCGCTCGTCTGTTGAATCACTTCCAGTTGATGGGCATTGGAATGCCGAGATATTTCTACAGTACCCAGAAGAACCTTCTCCACGCCCAGATTATCCTCCCAGATCTGCGAACATTCTACGGTGATTTGTGTACGACATATGAATTGGCAGCTGAgagtgcagcaaaaaaagtcTACACTGAATTAAACCTTGACAATGCACCAAAGCCACGTCCTTACTTCGATCTACAGCCCCTAAATGCCTGTTTGAATGTCCAGCCACCAGTGAATGTGCAACCACCAGTGATGATGTCTCCCCGATCATTTCCTGAGGCACAAAAACCACCAGTTAGACCTCCAGCGAACTGGAATGTCAGAATGCCCCAGCAGGGCTTGTGCTTCAATCAGATGGCTCCACCCATGATGGGCCCTTCAATTCCACCATTAATGTCATCAGGAACCTCGCAGGTTGAGGTTAAACCTGACGTAAAGCAGAGTGCACCATTTGTACCACTTCAAGCACAGAAACGGAAACGTACACGTCATCCTAAGAATAAATCCCAGGAAACACCTCAGTGTAGCAAGGAGTCGATCCCTCTCAAGCCACAGAATACAAAACCCAAAGAGAACTCTCCAAAGATATCAAAGGATGAGAAAGCTACGAAGGAGAATGAACAGGGAAAAGGGGGAAAGGATAATACAACAATTGCACAAAAGAGCCACAAGAATCCTAGACCGAGGAGATCCAGAATTGCTGCGAATTTTGGATCTTCGGCGGCCAATGGTggtgataaataa
- the LOC135167982 gene encoding 5'-3' exoribonuclease 1 isoform X2, translating to MGVPKFTRFICERYPCLLEVLNDYQIPEFDNLYLDMNGIIHCCSHPNDADAHFRITEETIFKNIFLYVELLFRTIKPQKLFFMAVDGVAPRAKINQQRCRRFTSAKEAEVIEAKARAKGETLPEGERFDSNCITPGTKFMATLNEQLRYFVIYKISTDKLWQKCKIVLSGPEVPGEGEHKIMDYIRYMKSQPDHDPNTRHCLYGLDADLIMLSLCTHEPHFAVLREEVKYGRSNQKAVAPLENTKFTLLHISLLREYLEHEFECLKSSLPFPFDIEKIIDDWILMGFLVGNDFIPHLPNLHIVNGAFPALYQVYKETLPTLDGYINEAGTLNLPRFEKFMEKLSSLDVKNFCEHQADLKFFEAKTGRRPSDNDQPTPSKDIPDDNPPKKSFQKDLESLIQSTEDMLLGHSDEEDDFIDTDDSDNDTYALEFRQHKHDYYVNKLDIDKVDDDVMRQQAEAYVTAIQWILHYYYDGCCSWSWYYPHHYAPFMSDIKDFKDLKFNFELATPFLPFQQLLAVLPAASRKLLPEPYQDLLTEEGSPIIEYYPGDFKTDLNGKKQEWEAVVLIPFIDEKSLLKAMEPGNAKLTAVEQKRNRHGPMSIVTYTEENLGVITAPAYFPTIENHARISLVYPREIDVPREKLKKGLLNGAKLSVYFPGFPTLQHISHQVELDKCSVKVFEQASRNENMMITILPKEAPGINELASDLLGKTVFIKWPYLLQGYVVEVSNLSRQLFLIDPNKGYSPDNVKMVDFQKWGETQWKAEARSVSNNYKTRYGIIVGDIEALVRVRTLIGWRYTMTSQNRMSLEREWSSTSLYFPYHTIVRDIEVETAKNTSHKNISDIYTPKSVCFMLGHPHYGAMGEVVEPGVNHKTGRVKVAMNITSEPEFSALQRQQEQIKMQYMAGSIAAQRLGISSHLLSRITGSIFVQPNSSDNKKKQHNVGLNLKFNKRNEELPGYTKKMNGQWMYSSKSVGLIRTYMQHYPQLFEKLVENVGKDIFSEDDLFSSDDNELMDVVKWLKEQPFRSVESRSFDYQGLDPEIITQLQTYVDKFVEKNENSAKTVIMQVKPHLLFKPGINNGNVPPDTQAKHRVFDRIISVKENSSVPLGYKGTIINIQKAEESSDIVYDILFDKYFIGGISFNGGANSRRFRLYDAEFINISHGMRTEQDIAGIVNTPDKTVKKKQSGVDGAQNSAFASFNSQGKFYTVTGKEKKQNQSQGTGQVKVMKKNQAQGATKEAARADRKDGKGQAAKKPEAPAVVAESRKNEPNTEFQQLWNELQKTTTPSNPKPVIPPFAQMRLPQVPLSQPPLPSAVPDARARQAGNENVSYCARLLNHFQLMGIGMPRYFYSTQKNLLHAQIILPDLRTFYGDLCTTYELAAESAAKKVYTELNLDNAPKPRPYFDLQPLNACLNVQPPVNVQPPVMMSPRSFPEAQKPPVRPPANWNVRMPQQGLCFNQMAPPMMGPSIPPLMSSGTSQVEVKPDVKQSAPFVPLQAQKRKRTRHPKNKSQETPQCSKESIPLKPQNTKPKENSPKISKDEKATKENEQGKGGKDNTTIAQKSHKNPRPRRSRIAANFGSSAANGGDK from the exons ATGGGGGTACCAAAGTTCACGAGATTTATTTGTGAGAGGTATCCCTGCCTCTTGGAGGTGTTGAATGACTATCAG ATTCCAGagtttgataatttatacttAGATATGAATGGCATTATTCATTGCTGTTCACATCCTAATGACGCCGATGCACACTTTCGTATAACTGAAGagactatttttaaaaatatatttctctaCGTGGAGTTACTTTTTCGCACGATAAAACCACAAAAGTTGTTCTTCATGGCTGTCGATGGTGTTGCACCGCGTGCCAAAATTAATCAGCAGAGATGTAGAAGGTTCACGTCTGCCAAAGAGGCCGAAGTTATTGAGGCTAAGGCACGTGCTAAGGGCGAAACATTACCAGAGGGTGAGAGATTTGACTCCAATTGTATCACCCCTGGAACGAAGTTCATGGCCACATTGAATGAACAACTGAGGTATTTTGTTATTTACAAAATATCTACTGACAAACTATGGCAGAAGTGCAAAATTGTCTTGAGTGGACCTGAG GTTCCAGGTGAGGGTGAGCATAAGATAATGGACTACATTCGCTACATGAAATCCCAGCCAGATCACGACCCCAACACCCGTCACTGTCTCTACGGTCTCGACGCAGACCTGATAATGCTCTCTCTGTGCACCCACGAGCCTCATTTTGCAGTCCTCCGGGAGGAAGTGAAATACGGTAGAAGCAATCAGAAGGCTGTGGCACCTCtggaaaatacaaaattcactctccTCCACATTTCCCTCCTCCGAGAGTACCTGGAGCATGAGTTCGAGTGCCTCAAGTCCTCCCTTCCGTTTCCCTTTGacatagaaaaaataatcgacgaCTGGATACTGATGGGTTTTCTCGTGGGCAACGATTTCATTCCTCACCTCCCCAACCTCCACATCGTTAATGGTGCCTTTCCAGCCTTGTACCAGGTGTACAAGGAAACCCTTCCCACCCTGGACGGCTACATCAACGAAGCTGGAACCCTGAATCTCCCTAGATTCGAAAAATTTATGGAGAAGCTCTCGAGTCTCGACGTGAAGAATTTTTGCGAGCATCAAGCGGACCTCAAGTTCTTCGAGGCTAAAACAGGTCGTCGTCCTTCCGATAATGACCAACCCACTCCCAGCAAAGACATCCCCGATGACAATCCCCCGAAGAAGTCCTTCCAAAAGGACCTGGAGAGTCTGATTCAATCCACTGAGGACATGCTCCTAGGCCACTCCGACGAAGAAGACGATTTTATCGACACCGACGACTCTGATAATGACACGTACGCACTGGAATTTCGCCAGCACAAGCACGACTACTACGTCAATAAATTGGATATTGATAAAGTTGATGATGATGTGATGAGACAGCAGGCTGAGGCGTACGTCACAGCAATTCAGTGGATTCTTCACTACTATTACGACGGCTGTTGTAGCTGGTCGTGGTACTATCCCCATCACTACGCCCCTTTCATGTCAGACATAAAAGATTTCaaggatttgaaatttaattttgaattggCAACACCATTTCTCCCTTTTCAACAGCTGTTGGCTGTGTTACCAGCTGCCAGCAGAAAACTCCTCCCCGAGCCTTATCAGGATCTCCTGACTGAGGAGGGATCACCCATCATCGAGTATTACCCGGGAGACTTCAAAACTGATCTCAATGGGAAGAAACAGGAGTGGGAAGCTGTTGTACTGATACCATTCATCGATGAGAAAAGCCTTTTGAAGGCTATGGAGCCCGGCAATGCTAAACTGACAGCTGTTGAACAGAAAAGAAATCGTCATGGGCCCATGAGCATCGTCACGTACACAGAGGAGAATCTGGGGGTGATAACAGCACCAGCTTACTTTCCCACGATTGAGAATCATGCCAGGATCAGTCTGGTGTATCCCAGGGAGATAGATGTACCCAGGGAGAAGCTCAAGAAGGGACTCCTCAATGGGGCCAAGTTGAGTGTTTATTTTCCAGGATTTCCTACGTTACAGCACATCTCGCATCAGGTGGAACTTGACAAGTGCAGTGTCAAGGTGTTCGAACAGGCGTCGAGGAATGAAAACATGATGATTACGATTCTACCTAAGGAGGCTCCTGGAATTAATGAACTTGCGAGCGACCTCCTGGGGAAAACGGTGTTCATCAAGTGGCCATATTTGCTACAGGGTTATGTCGTTGAAGTGTCGAATTTATCCAGACAGTTGTTCTTGATTGATCCTAACAAGGGGTACAGTCCTGATAATGTCAAAATGGTGGATTTCCAGAAGTGGGGGGAGACCCAGTGGAAGGCCGAGGCACGTTCTGTCTCCAACAATTACAAAACTAG ATATGGAATAATAGTTGGAGATATCGAGGCTCTTGTACGCGTGCGAACACTCATCGGCTGGAGGTACACTATGACATCCCAGAATCGAATGTCTCTGGAGCGAGAATGGTCTAGCACATCCCTGTACTTTCCTTATCACACAATCGTTCGTGATATCGAGGTGGAGACCGCCAAGAACACatcccataaaaatatttctgacaTATACACTCCTAAGAGTGTCTGCTTCATGCTGGGACATCCTCACTACGGGGCTATGGGGGAAGTTGTGGAGCCAGGGGTCAATCACAAGACTGGAAGGGTCAAAGTCGCCATGAATATCACATCTGAACCGGAATTTTCAGCTCTTCAACGACAGCAGGAGCAGATAAAGATGCAGTACATGGCTGGCTCAATTGCTGCACAGAGGCTGGGCATCAGTAGCCACTTGTTGAGTAGAATCACAGGTTCAATTTTTGTTCAGCCAAATTCCTCGGATAATAAGAAGAAACAGCATAATGTTGGATTGAACCTGAAATTCAATAAGAGAAATGAGGAACTTCCTGGTtacacgaaaaaaatgaatggccAGTGGATGTACAGTTCAAAATCAGTGGGCCTCATACGAACATACATGCAGCATTACCCGCAGCTCTTCGAGAAGCTCGTGGAGAACGTCGGAAAAGACATCTTCAGTGAAGACGATTTATTCTCATCAGATGATAATGAATTAATGGACGTAGTGAAGTGGCTGAAGGAGCAGCCCTTCAGGTCAGTTGAGAGTCGTAGTTTTGATTACCAGGGACTGGATCCTGAGATTATTACTCAATTGCAGACATACGTGGATAAATTTGTTGAGAAGAATGAGAATAGTGCAAAAACGGTTATCATGCAAGTTAAGCCACATTTGTTATTTAAACCCGGTATCAACAATGGAAATGTACCACCCGATACACAAGCTAAACATCGAGTATTTGATAGAATAATATCGGTTAAGGAGAACTCGAGTGTTCCGCTTGGTTACAAGGGGACTATTATCAATATTCAGAAAGCTGAAGAGAGCAGTGATATTGTTTATGATATTttgtttgataaatattttatcggTGGAATATCTTTCAATGGTGGTGCCAATTCTCGTAGATTTAGACTTTATGATGCTGAGTTTATCAATATCAGTCATGGAATGAGAACTGAACAGGATATTGCTGGAATTGTTAATACGCCTGATAAAACAGTGAAGAAGAAACAGAGTGGAGTTGATGGAGCACAAAACAGTGCTTTTGCCTCGTTCAATTCCCAGGGAAAGTTTTATACTGTTACGGGAAAGGAAAAGAAGCAGAATCAGAGTCAGGGGACTGGACAGGTCAAGGTTATGAAGAAGAATCAGGCGCAGGGGGCCACGAAGGAGGCGGCAAGGGCTGACAGGAAAGATGGGAAGGGACAGGCCGCGAAGAAACCTGAGGCTCCTGCGGTGGTTGCAGAGAGCAGGAAGAACGAGCCCAATACTGAGTTCCAGCAGCTGTGGAATGAACTGCAGAAAACTacg ACTCCCAGCAATCCGAAGCCTGTGATACCACCATTCGCACAGATGAGACTACCTCAGGTACCGTTGTCACAGCCACCATTGCCCTCTGCTGTGCCAGACGCA CGTGCGAGACAAGCAGGTAATGAAAATGTCTCTTACTGCGCTCGTCTGTTGAATCACTTCCAGTTGATGGGCATTGGAATGCCGAGATATTTCTACAGTACCCAGAAGAACCTTCTCCACGCCCAGATTATCCTCCCAGATCTGCGAACATTCTACGGTGATTTGTGTACGACATATGAATTGGCAGCTGAgagtgcagcaaaaaaagtcTACACTGAATTAAACCTTGACAATGCACCAAAGCCACGTCCTTACTTCGATCTACAGCCCCTAAATGCCTGTTTGAATGTCCAGCCACCAGTGAATGTGCAACCACCAGTGATGATGTCTCCCCGATCATTTCCTGAGGCACAAAAACCACCAGTTAGACCTCCAGCGAACTGGAATGTCAGAATGCCCCAGCAGGGCTTGTGCTTCAATCAGATGGCTCCACCCATGATGGGCCCTTCAATTCCACCATTAATGTCATCAGGAACCTCGCAGGTTGAGGTTAAACCTGACGTAAAGCAGAGTGCACCATTTGTACCACTTCAAGCACAGAAACGGAAACGTACACGTCATCCTAAGAATAAATCCCAGGAAACACCTCAGTGTAGCAAGGAGTCGATCCCTCTCAAGCCACAGAATACAAAACCCAAAGAGAACTCTCCAAAGATATCAAAGGATGAGAAAGCTACGAAGGAGAATGAACAGGGAAAAGGGGGAAAGGATAATACAACAATTGCACAAAAGAGCCACAAGAATCCTAGACCGAGGAGATCCAGAATTGCTGCGAATTTTGGATCTTCGGCGGCCAATGGTggtgataaataa